The region AGGCCTGCAGCGTGATCGGCGGCGAGCGCTGCCACTGGCCGCGCGCGTCGCGGTAGCCGGGAATACCGGAATCGGTGCTGATGCCGGCGCCGGTCAGCACGAACAGGCGCGGGTGGCGCTGCACGAAATCGAACAGCGCCGCCTCGGCCGCGGGGGCGGGGTGCGATGGCTGCATCGTCAGGGCGCTCGGGTGGGCACTCAGGTGGACGCTCAAGCGGCCGGATCCTCGGCATGGCGCGCGGCCTGGCGCGCCTCCCAGGCCCGCAGTGCCTCGCGGTAGCGGTCCAACTCCTGGTAGTAATAGTCGAAGATGCAGGGATCGCAGCCAGAGCCGCAGCACTCGCCGTCGGCGGGCCGCTCCGGGGGCTCGGGGCGAGGATCGTCAGGGGAAACCGTGGAACCGGCAACGGGGACGGCGGGGGACACTTGGGACACTTGCAGATCGCGCACGCGGCGCCATGGCAGACCAGCCCCCAGTATATTCCGGCGTGCCCACCTGCGCCCCGGCGCCCCCTGGCAGCGCAGGGAGCCGATCTGAACGCTTCCGAGCCGCGTATTGAATTGTTTTTGCGCGCGGTGCGGCGCAGGGCCCGCACGGCACGTTTTGCCGGAAGATAGCCGGACTTCCCCCACGGCAACCGGCCTGGCAGCGGATTGCGACCCTGATCGAGCCATGAAGGCAGCTCCACACCATTGCTTGCGCCTTGCCGGCATGATGCGCCTGCTTGCCGCCAGCGCGCTGGCCGCCGGCACCGCGATGGCTGCTGAGGCCCCGGCACCAGGCCACGACGACAGCGCTGGCGCGGGCCTTGCCACCTCCACCGCGGGGGGGCGCCCGCGCATCTGCCTGGTGCTGTCGGGCGGCGGCGCGCGCGGCGCCGCGCATATCGGCGTGCTCAAGGTGCTGGAGGAGATGCGCATCCCGGTCGATTGCATCGCCGGCACCAGCATGGGGTCGCTGGTCGGCGGCGCCTATGCCACCGGCATGGGGCCCGCCGAGATGGAGCGGCTGGTCGGCGGCCTGAGCACGGACAAGCTCTTCAAGGAGCGCCCGCCGCGACAGGACCTGACCGTGCGGCGCAAGCAGGACGACTTCACCAACCTGTTCACGCCGGAGATCGGCTTGCAGTCGAGCGGCGTGCTGCTGCCCAAGGGCGCGGTCTCCGGCGTGCAGCTGGAGACGGTGCTGCGCCAGCTGGCCAGGACCCCGGGAGTCCGCGACTTCGACCGCTTGCCGATCCCGTACCGCGCGGTGGCGACGGACCTGGTGGCGGGCACTGCGGTGGTGTTCAGCCAGGGCGAGCTGGCCAACGTGATGCGCGCCAGCATGTCGGTGCCGGGCGCGGTGGCCCCGGCGGAATACGAGGGCCGGCTGCTGGTCGACGGCGGACTGACCGACAACCTGCCGGTCGGCGTGGCGCGCGACATGGGCGCCGATATCGTCATCGCGGTGAACCTGGGCACGCCGCTGATGAAGCGCGAGGCGCTGACCTCGGTCATCGGCGTGACCGGCCAGATGCTCAACATCCTGACCGAACAGAACGTGCGCGCGTCGCTGGCCTCGCTGCGGCCCACCGACGTGCTGATCGAGCCCGCGCTGGGCGACTTCTCCGCGACCGACTTCGACCACCTGCCGGCCACCATCCCGATCGGCGAGGCCGCTGCGCGCAAGGTCGCCGACCGCCTCGCGCCGCTGGCGCTGCCGCCGGCGCAATATGCCGAGCTGCGCGCCGCCCAGCAGGCGGTGCAGCCGCCCGACACCCGCCCCGTCGACGAGATCCGGCTGGCGCCGCTGCATCGCGTCAACCCCGACTATGCCACCGCGGTGATGCAGACCCGGCCGGGCGAGCCGATCGACCAGGCCGCGCTGGACCAGGACATGCGCCGCCTGTTCGGCACGGGCGACTTCGAGCACGTCAACTACGGCATCCTGGAAGAGCCTGGCCGGCGCGTGCTGACGGTCAATGCGGTGGAGAAATCGTGGGGCCCTGACTACCTGCGTTTCGGGCTGGGACTGAGCTCGGACTTCCGCGGCGACGCGTACTTCAACCTGGTCGGCAGCTACCGGCGCACCTGGCTCAATGCGCTGGGCGCGGAGTGGCGCACCGATGCGCAGGTGGGCCAGACCTCGTCGCTGTCCAGCGAGTTCTACCAGCCGCTGGATACGCGCCAGTTCTTCTTTATCGCACCGCGCATCGAGCTGGAGCGTCGCCCCGTCAATGTGTTCCAGGGCAGCACGCGCATCGCCACCTACGACGTGCGCCGCTTCGACCTGGCGCTGGACGTCGGCAGCCAGTTCACCAAGTACGGCGAGCTGCGCGTCGGCGTGCAGACGGGCTCCGAGCATGCCACGCTCAGCACCGGCCCGGCGGCGCTGGCGCCGGGTCCGGGCAGTATCCGGCGCGGGGCCATCACCGGCCGGCTCTTCTTCGACCAGCTCGACAGCGTGGACTTCCCGCGCTTCGGCTATGCGGGCGGGGTGCGGATCTATGCCTCGCAACCGGGGCTGGGAGCCGACCGGACTTATATCAAGGCGCAGGCCGACGGCATCTATGCCCATTCGTTCGGCGACCATACGCTGTCGTTCGCCTTCAAGGTCGGCGGCAATCCCGGCGGCAAGCCGCTGCCGAACTACGACCTGTTCCAGTGGGGCGGCTTCCTGCAGCAGTCCGGCTACGCGACCGGGCAGCTGATGGGCGGCAACCTGCAGTTTGCGCGGCTGGTGTACTACAACAAGCTGGCGCGGCAGACCTTGCTGCAGGGCGTTTACGCCGGCTTCTCGCTGGAGACAGGACGCGTGGGCGACGCGCTGGTACCGGGCAGTCCCACCGGGCTGCTCAAGTCGGGGTCGCTGTTCCTGGCGCTCGACAGCCCGCTCGGGCCGCTGTATCTGGCCTATGGGCGCGCGACGGCCGGCGTGTACAGCTTCTATCTGTTCCTGGGCAAGCCGTTCTGACGCGCGGCAACAATGTGCGCCTGCCTTACCCCACCAAAGTTGTATGTAATGTCTTAATTCAAATGTCTATACTTTTCCTGTCACCAAGACCCCCTCTTGAATGACAACCTTCCCCGGTCGCCGCTTCCCCAGCGGCGACTTTTTTATGGGCGCCTGCCAGGCGATGGCGCGCCTATAATGCCTGCCTCGGACTGCACTTGCAGCCGCCTCGGCGCCCGGCTTTACGCGCGCACCGCTTCATGCATATCGACTTCCACCAATTCACACCGTGGCTCTCGCTGGCTGGCGGGCTGGTCATCGGCCTCGCGGCGGCGCTGATGATCCTTGCCCTGGGCCGCATTGCAGGCATCAGCGGCATCGTCGGCGGCCTGCTGCGGCTGCCCCAGGGCGACAC is a window of Cupriavidus taiwanensis LMG 19424 DNA encoding:
- a CDS encoding oxidoreductase-like domain-containing protein, with translation MSQVSPAVPVAGSTVSPDDPRPEPPERPADGECCGSGCDPCIFDYYYQELDRYREALRAWEARQAARHAEDPAA
- a CDS encoding patatin-like phospholipase family protein, which produces MKAAPHHCLRLAGMMRLLAASALAAGTAMAAEAPAPGHDDSAGAGLATSTAGGRPRICLVLSGGGARGAAHIGVLKVLEEMRIPVDCIAGTSMGSLVGGAYATGMGPAEMERLVGGLSTDKLFKERPPRQDLTVRRKQDDFTNLFTPEIGLQSSGVLLPKGAVSGVQLETVLRQLARTPGVRDFDRLPIPYRAVATDLVAGTAVVFSQGELANVMRASMSVPGAVAPAEYEGRLLVDGGLTDNLPVGVARDMGADIVIAVNLGTPLMKREALTSVIGVTGQMLNILTEQNVRASLASLRPTDVLIEPALGDFSATDFDHLPATIPIGEAAARKVADRLAPLALPPAQYAELRAAQQAVQPPDTRPVDEIRLAPLHRVNPDYATAVMQTRPGEPIDQAALDQDMRRLFGTGDFEHVNYGILEEPGRRVLTVNAVEKSWGPDYLRFGLGLSSDFRGDAYFNLVGSYRRTWLNALGAEWRTDAQVGQTSSLSSEFYQPLDTRQFFFIAPRIELERRPVNVFQGSTRIATYDVRRFDLALDVGSQFTKYGELRVGVQTGSEHATLSTGPAALAPGPGSIRRGAITGRLFFDQLDSVDFPRFGYAGGVRIYASQPGLGADRTYIKAQADGIYAHSFGDHTLSFAFKVGGNPGGKPLPNYDLFQWGGFLQQSGYATGQLMGGNLQFARLVYYNKLARQTLLQGVYAGFSLETGRVGDALVPGSPTGLLKSGSLFLALDSPLGPLYLAYGRATAGVYSFYLFLGKPF